One Ornithorhynchus anatinus isolate Pmale09 chromosome 2, mOrnAna1.pri.v4, whole genome shotgun sequence DNA segment encodes these proteins:
- the LOC114809036 gene encoding integrin alpha-D-like codes for MDTGVLLLLTGLAFCCGFNLETENPMTFQMGGAGFGQSVVQFQGSQLVVADPLERESAATTGRLYKCDYGTGRCTPILLQPPAEAVNMSLGLSLAARSKSTQLLACGPTVHRACGKNTYLNGFCFLLSSNLLLKKQIPEALQDCPKQESDVAFLIDGSGSIAPRDFEQMKRFIRAVLDRFQGTSTLFALMQFSNMFRTHFTFDDFKKNSNPEDLINPISRLTGLTYTASGIKRVVEQLFSQSQGARKDANKILIVITDGQKYKDPLDYSGTIPLAEAAGIIRYAIGVGTAFRKPEAREELDSIASDPPRDHVFQVNDFGALDNIRNKLQEKIFAIEGTQTGSSSSFQHEMSQEGFSALLTPDGPVLGAVGSFDWSGGVTLYPRAGDSSFINISRESGDMNDAYLGYSADVATQKGIQGLVLGAPRYQHTGKVVMFRKVTRSWNQWAEVTGAQIGSYFGATVCTVDVDRDGSTELVLIGAPHHYAQNAGGLVSVCPMPLRMADWRCESVLRGQPGHPLARFGAALAVMGDTNGDGLADVAVGAPGEEENRGAVYLFHGQAQAQINPTYSQRIGGSQISPGLRYFGQALSGGQDLTQDGLVDVAVGARGRVLLLRSRPVLRVDVSLRFVPPELARAVFDCGEQMVPRREAGEVRVCLNVHKSSRDQLAHAAIRSSATYDLALDPGRLSPRAIFVESQNWTLRTERTVGLGESCVSMKLLLPMCVEESVTPIVLRLNLSLWGRPIASSGRLRPVLAAGSQDLFTASLPFEKNCGADSICQDDLSVAFSFSSQQTLVVGTSLELNITVTVRNEGEDSYGTLVTFSYPPGLSHRRVSVLQNPRQPRAPRLTCESVRPRSSSCSISHPIFREGAEATFLVTFDVPPTADFGSTLLLSANATSDNNIPKTSRAFFQHQLPVKYGVNVVISSGEQSTGYLNFSASEEKSGHVLQHQYHVNNLGLRTLNVTVAFWIPVELDGLPVWTEPEVVPLQDVPVQCVSDTENPRDPGFRALLQQGPDLNCSVAVCRLIRCLITSFQVREELTFTLKGNLSFGWAVQTKEKRLSVPSWAALLFDTERYAQFPGQEGFLTAQAKTVVERYEVYSPLPIIVGSSVGGLVLLALLTAGLYKLGFFKRQYKDLMTEEASAAGETLHVPQLD; via the exons ATGGACACCGGGGTGCTACTCCTGCTGACTG GTCTGGCCTTTTGCTGTGGATTCAACCTGGAAACGGAAAACCCTATGACTTTCCAGatgggtggagctgggtttggcCAGAGTGTGGTCCAGTTCCAGGGTTCACA GCTGGTGGTGGCAGACCCGCTGGAGAGGGAATCAGCGGCGACCACAGGACGACTATACAAGTGTGACTACGGCACCGGGAGATGCACTCCCATCCTCCTGCAGC cccccgcaGAGGCAGTGAACATGTCCCTGGGTCTCTCCCTGGCTGCCCGTTCCAAGTCTACACAGCTCCTG GCTTGCGGCCCCACGGTGCACCGAGCCTGTGGGAAGAACACCTATCTGAATGGTTTCTGCTTCCTGCTGAGCTCGAACCTGCTCCTGAAGAAGCAGATCCCCGAAGCCCTGCAGG ACTGCCCGAAGCAAGAGAGCGACGTGGCCTTCCTCATCGATGGCTCTGGCAGCATCGCCCCCAGAGATTTTGAACAGATGAAGCGGTTTATCCGTGCTGTGTTGGACCGATTCCAGGGAACCAGCACTCTG TTCGCTCTGATGCAGTTCTCCAACATGTTCCGGACTCATTTCACCTTCGATGATTTCAAGAAAAACTCGAACCCAGAAGACCTGATCAATCCAATTTCGCGGCTGACTGGTCTGACGTACACTGCCTCTGGCATCAAGAGAGTGGT GGAACAACTCTTCAGCCAGTCACAGGGAGCCCGGAAAGATGCCAACAAGATCCTTATTGTCATCACCGATGGGCAGAAATATAAAGATCCCCTGGATTACAGCGGTACCATTCCCCTGGCCGAAGCCGCGGGGATCATCCGCTATGCAATCGGG GTGGGCACTGCCTTTAGAAAACCCGAGGCCCGGGAGGAGCTGGACAGCATCGCCTCAGATCCGCCCCGAGACCACGTGTTCCAGGTTAACGACTTTGGGGCCCTGGATAACATCCGGAACAAGCTGCAGGAGAAGATCTTTGCCATCGAGG GAACCCAGACGGGGAGCAGTAGCTCTTTCCAGCACGAGATGTCTCAGGAGGGCTTCAGTGCTCTGCTGACTCCT GACGGGCCGGTGCTGGGAGCTGTGGGGAGCTTCGATTGGTCTGGTGGGGTGACCCTGTACCCCAGAGCGGGGGACTCATCCTTCATCAACATCTCCCGGGAGAGCGGGGACATGAATGACGCTTATCTGG GTTATTCCGCTGACGTGGCCACTCAGAAAGGGATTCAGGGCCTGGTCCTTGGGGCTCCCCGGTACCAACACACGGGGAAAGTGGTGATGTTCAGGAAGGTCACCAGGAGCTGGAATCAGTGGGCCGAGGTCACAGGGGCACAG ATCGGCTCCTATTTCGGGGCGACCGTCTGCACCGTGGACGTGGACAGAGACGGCAGCACGGAGCTGGTCCTCATCGGAGCCCCCCATCACTACGCACAGAATGCAGGGGGGCTCGTGTCGGTCTGCCCTATGCCTCTGCGG ATGGCGGATTGGCGGTGTGAGTCCGTCCTCCGGGGACAGCCTGGGCACCCTCTGGCCCGTTTTGGGGCGGCCCTGGCCGTGATGGGGGACACCAATGGGGACGGGCTGGCGGACGTGGCGGTGGGGGCCCCTGGTGAGGAGGAGAACCGGGGAGCTGTCTACCTGTTTCACGGCCAGGCGCAGGCCCAGATCAACCCCACCTACAGCCAG CGGATTGGGGGCTCCCAGATCTCCCCGGGGCTCCGGTACTTCGGACAGGCCCTGAGCGGGGGGCAGGACCTCACCCAGGACGGACTGGTGGACGTGGCCGTGGGCGCCCGCGGCCGGGTGCTGCTACTCAG GTCCCGACCGGTGCTGAGAGTCGACGTTTCCCTGCGATTCGTGCCCCCGGAGCTGGCGCGGGCCGTGTTTGACTGCGGAGAGCAGATGGTCCCCCGCCGGGAAGCCGGGGAAGTGAGAGTCTGTCTCAATGTCCACAAGAGCTCGCGGGACCAACTGG CTCACGCTGCCATCCGGAGTTCTGCGACCTATGACCTGGCCCTGGATCCCGGACGCCTGAGTCCCCGTGCCATCTTTGTCGAGTCCCAGAACTGGACCTTGAGGACGGAGCGAACTGTAGGCCTGGGGGAGAGCTGTGTGTCCATGAAGCTGCTGCTACCG ATGTGTGTGGAGGAGTCGGTGACCCCTATCGTCCTGCGCCTCAACCTCTCGCTGTGGGGCCGGCCCATCGCCTCGTCCGGGCGGCTCCGCCCCGTGCTGGCCGCGGGCTCACAGGACCTGTTCACCGCCTCT CTCCCATTCGAAAAGAACTGCGGCGCCGACAGCATCTGCCAGGACGACCTCAGTGTCGCCTTCAGTTTCTCCAG ccAGCAGACCCTGGTGGTGGGGACGTCTCTGGAGCTGAACATCACCGTGACCGTGCGCAACGAGGGCGAGGACTCGTACGGGACCCTGGTCACCTTCTCCTACCCCCCGGGGCTGTCCCACCGCCGGGTCTCCGTGCTCCAG AACCCCCGGCAGCCACGGGCCCCGCGTCTCACCTGCGAATCCGTGCGGCCgaggagcagcagctgcagcatcaGCCATCCCATCTTCCGGGAGGGAGCCGAG gcCACCTTCCTGGTCACCTTCGACGTCCCGCCCACGGCCGACTTCGGTAGCACTCTCCTCCTCAGCGCCAACGCCACCAG cgACAACAACATCCCCAAGACCAGCAGAGCCTTCTTCCAGCACCAGCTGCCCGTCAAATATGGGGTCAACGTGGTCATCAGCAG CGGGGAGCAATCCACGGGCTACCTGAACTTCTCGGCGTCGGAGGAGAAGAGCGGCCACGTGCTGCAGCACCAATACCAT GTGAACAACTTAGGTCTCCGGACCCTCAACGTCACCGTGGCCTTCTGGATCCCCGTGGAGCTGGACGGGCTGCCCGTGTGGACCGAGCCCGAGGTCGTCCCCCTCCAG gACGTCCCAGTGCAGTGTGTGAGTGACACAGAAAATCCCCGGGACCCTGGCTTCCGAGCCCTCCTCCAGCAGGGCCCCGACCTG AACTGCTCGGTCGCCGTCTGCCGGCTAATCCGCTGCCTCATCACATCCTTTCAAGTCCGAGAGGAGCTCACCTTTACCCTCAAAGGCAACCTCAGCTTCGGCTGGGCAGTCCAG ACGAAGGAGAAGCGGCTGTCGGTTCCGAGTTGGGCCGCTCTGCTCTTTGACACGGAGAGGTACGCTCAGTTTCCTGGCCAGGAGGGATTCCTGACAGCCCAG GCGAAGACCGTGGTAGAGCGCTACGAGGTTTAcagtcccctccccatcatcgtGGGCAGCTCCGTGGGGGGGCTGGTGCTGCTGGCCCTCCTCACTGCCGGCCTGTACAAG cTTGGATTCTTCAAGCGGCAGTACAAGGACCTGATGACTGAAGAAGCTTCAGCTGCTGGGGAGACCCTCCATGTGCCCCAGCTTGACTAA